The genomic interval GCTTCTTGTCCTCGTCGGACCACCCCAGCTCCTTTCCCATCATGTCCGCGACCCTCTCCAGCTACGCCTCCGGCAGCGGCCCGAAGCACACCGCGTTGGTCCGGCGGAACAGCACGTCATCCATGTGCAGGGCCATCTCGTCGATGACGGCATAGGACACCTTAACAATAGCGAGAACGCAATCTTCCTTACACAACCTTCTCGCCGACCGCCTTGAAGAACGTGTAGCAGAACGTGCCGTCGTCCCTCTCCGTGATCGCGTAGAGGTCGGCTATCCCCTTCTCCCAGGTTTCTTTATCTATCAGCCCAAGCTTAAGCGACTGCTCCTTAACCCCCTCGACCATCGGGATGATGGTCTTCAGCACAAACGAGTCGATCAGGTCCGGCCTGCTCCGGTCGGCGTAGATCATCCTTGGGGATACGGAGACGTTTTTCAAGCCCCCCTCCGTTAGGAGCGGGTAGAGCCGCCTCCCAATGAGGGAGTCGCCGCTAATGCGCGACTGGGCCTCTATCAGGCATCTCCATGCCTTTACCGCCTCGGGGGTCTCCGGGTGAAAGTAGCACGATCCGTGATCCCCCTCTATCGCGGTCACCGTGCCGCCGGGCTTCACCACATCCAGAATCTTAGACACCGCGCCGACCGGGTCTTCGAGGTGCTCCAGGACATAGCAGATAAAGACGTGGTCGAAGCTATCATTATCAAAGGGGAGCGAGAAAATATCTGCAATTTTAAACTCGACGTTTTTTATCCCCTCCCTTTCGATCAAGGCCCCGGCCTTTTTCAGCGAGTCTTCGGCTATATCTATTGATACGAAATTTGAGTCCGGGTTCTGGGCGGCAAGCGTCACGGTCTGGGCCCCCACGCCGCAGCCCACCTCCAAAATCAGGCTTCCCTTTGGAAACAGGCTGTCGTAGTGAATCAGGTCCTTCACCGACCCCGCCTGGTCGTAGAGGCGCTCGGTCTCGCGCTCCGAGTAGCCGTGGACGTACTTTATCATTGCTTACCTCCAATTTTTGGCCGGGCCGAATTTTGTTAAAATTATTTTGAAATGAACAGTAAATTTTTGTATATATACCTCTATCCGTCCGCATCGGCTGGGGGATTTTCCGCCTCCCCGTCCCACTTCTTGGCCCGAAACTCGCTTAAGATTATCCCCAGGAAAATCAGGACGGCGCCCATATATCCCCTGACCCTCAATATCTCCCCGCCCCAGAGATAAGCGAAGAGCGCCGCAAATACCGGCTCCATCGTGAAAATGACGGCGGCCCTCGTCGGCGTCGTGTACTGCTGCGCCCATACCTGAACGGTGAAGTTGAAGGCGGTGGCGAATACCGCCATGAGGATTATGACGAGGATCACGAAGGGAGAAAGGATGCTCAACGGGACGACCGCCCCACCGACAAGGGCCGTGGCGATACCCGAGAAGAACAGCACCGTGATTACCTGTACGAGTGTCAACAGATATACATCGTGCCTTACCGCGTACCACCCCGTCAGGATGACCTGAAACGCAACGCTCACCGAGCACAGTATCACCCAGACGTCGCCCCTGTTTATCGTGAACTGGTCGGAGACGGAAAGGAAAAAGAGGCCCACCGCGGCGATGACGGCGCCCATTGTCGCCGTAAGGGCGGGCGTCTTCTTGAAAAAGATCGCCAGCACAAATGGAACGAGGACCACGTGTAGGCCGGTTATGAACCCGGCGTTTGACGCCGACGTGTACTGGAGCCCCACCGTCTGGGTAATGAATGCGATGAAGAGAAAGCTCCCGAGGATTATGCCGTCCCGGACGAGCTTTTTATTCAGGTGCTTCAGTTTTCTGCCAAAGAGGACGAGGAGGATCGACGCGGCGACGATAAACCTCAGGAAGATGAAGTAGTAGAGGTTGATCTCCTCTATCGCCTGCTTTACCAGTATAAAGGACATGCCCCAAAATACGCAGATCAGCACCAGAGATAAGTCGGCGACATATCCCCTTTTCAACCCCATCACCGGAGATGTATTCAACAGTTTTTTTCCGCCCATTTCTCTTTAACCCGCCGTCACAAAATATTGTGCTTTTTACTATATAAATAAAATGGATTCAAACCACGAAAAACGGGGGCTTTAAATGCCCCCGTTTATTTATCTCATTTGACATGAGGAGTGGAACATATAAATCCCTAATCACCTATCGGCACCGCTTCTTCGCTTCCTCTTCCTCATTGCCATAATATTAAATCCTAACTGTAAATCCTAATTGTAAATCCCAATCGACCACAGGAACAAAAATCATATTCAATAAATCTTAAGTCCCCATCTCCCAAGATTCGAGGTACTTTCTCTGCTCTTCCGTCAGGGTGTCGATCTTGATCCCCATCGAGTCGAGCTTGAGCCTGGCTATCTCCTTGTCTATCATCTCCGGCACCGGGTATACCTTGTTAGCGAAGTCCTCGTGATTCTTCATGATATACTCGACGCAGAGCGCCTGGTTCGCAAAGCTCATGTCCATAACCGCGGAGGGGTGTCCCTCGGCGGAGGCGAGGTTTATGAGCCTCCCCTCCCCCAGGACATATACGCGCTTGCCGTTCTTAAGGGTATGCTCCATCACGTAGTCCCTGACCTCGCGCTTCGATTTAGTGAGCGCCTCTAACCCCTTGAGGTCGAGCTCCACGTTAAAATGACCGGAGTTTGCCACGACTGCGCCATCCTTCATCCTCTCGAAGCACTCGGCGCTGATTACATTGATGTCTCCGGTGACCGTCACGAAGAAGTCGCCTATCTCGGCGGCATCGAGGACCGGCATTACCCGAAATCCGTCCATGACCGCCTCCAGCGCCATCAGGGGATCGACCTCGGTGACTATAACGTTCGCCCCCATGCCGCTCGCTCTCATGGCGAGCCCCTTGCCGCACCAGCCGTAGCCGCATACAACGAAGACGGAGCCGGCGATGAGGCGGTTTGTGGCCCTCACCACGCCGTCGATGGTGGACTGCCCCGTACCGTAGCGGTTGTCGAAAAAGTGTTTCGTTGAGGCATCGTTGACGGCGATGATGGGGTACTTCAAGACCCCTGATGCCGCCATGCTGTTCAGCCTTATGACGCCGGTCGTCGTCTCTTCCGTACCGCCGATGACATTCGTGATGTTTTCCACTCTACCAGAGTGGAGCGTGGAGACGAGGTCGGCCCCGTCGTCCAGGGTGATCTGCGGCTTCTCGTCGATGACGGCGTTGATGTGGTCGTAGTAGGTCTTGTCGTCCTCACCCTTTATAGCGAAGACCGGAATCTCGTACTCGGTGACCAATGCCGCCGCCACGTCGTCCTGTGTGGAGAGGGGGTTCGAGGCGCAGACGAAGACCTTTGCGCCGCCGGCGTTTAGGGTGATGGCGAGGCTCGCCGTCTCGGTCGTTACGTGGAGGCACGCCCCCAGCGTAAGGCCGGAGAGGGGCCGCTCCGCCTCGAAGCGCTTTTTTATGGAGTTGAGAACCGGCATGGCCATGTTCGCCCACTCGGTTCTGAGTACCCCCTTTTCCCTGAGTCCCGGGTCTTTAATGTCAAATTTCACTTTTTAATGCTCCTGCGTAGAGTTTATATTTTTCCTTCCCTTAAGTGATGATCGCTTCCGTTTAATATATAGATCGGCCCCCTCAATTAAGGAGCCGTAATTTCAACCTGCAACCTGCAATCGGCAACCGGCAACCGGCCCGCCGCTCGACCCCGCCAATACCCGCCGTTCAATCCCATCAACCAACCTCACGGAAAATATCACCTGCCGGCCTCTCAACTAAACCCAGAAAACCAATCCCGTGAATTTGACCCATCAGGCAACCTCATCAACCATCCTCAACCACCGCTCTTTCCGAACGACCTCTCCCCTCCATCTTACCAACCGCCCCCGTCAATCAATGCGTCTGTTTCTTTTATGTTGTCAAACCCATCCAATATCCTTATCGACCTTCCCCAACCAACCCCTATCAACCCGACAGTTCAAATTCACTGTAACCCACAAGAAAGATTACAGACCGGCCTCTTTCTTTATTTTATCGGCCATGTCTCTCTCCTCCCACTTGAAGCCCTCATCCTCCCTTCCGAAGTGGCCGTAGGCAGCGGTATTTTTGAATATCGGCTTTAAGAGATCGAGCTTTTCGATCATGGCCGCGGGTCTGAAATCGAAGACCTCCCTTACAATCGCCGCTATCTTATCCGGTGGAATCACGCTTGTTCCCCCGGTATCAATCATAAGCGACACCGGCTCGGCGACCCCGATGGCGTAGGCCACCTGGACCTCGCACTTCCTGGCGAGCCCCGCAGCCACGACGTTCTTGGCGACATACCTCGCCATATATGAGCCGGAGCGGTCCACCTTGGACGGATCTTTCCCGGAGAACGCCCCGCCCCCGTGGCTTCCCTGGCCGCCGTAGGTATCGACGATTATCTTCCTTCCGGTCAGACCGCAGTCCGCCTGAGGCCCACCCAGTACGAAACGTCCGGTGGCGTTGATGTGATATTTGGTGTTCTTGTCGAGCATATTTTCAGGGATCACTTTCTTTACCACCTCCTCGATGATGCCGTCCCTAAGCGTATCGTACTTTACGGTCTCGGAGTGCTGGGCGGCGACCACCACTGCATCCACTCGGACCGGCCTGTCGTCGACGTACTCCACCGTAACCTGGGACTTGCCATCGGGACGAAGGAAGTCGAGTGTCTTATTCTTCCTGACATTAGCAAGCTGCCTACAGACCTTATGGGCGTAGATTATCGGCATCGGCATGAGCTCCGGGGTGTCGTCGGTCGCGAATCCGAACATGAGACCCTGGTCGCCGGCCCCCTGCTCCTTGTGGAGGCCCTCTCCCGCCGTTACCCCCTGGGAGATGTCTGGGGACTGCTTGTCGATGGTGGTCAGGACGGCGCACGTTTCGTAGTCGAAGCCCATGCTGGCGTCGGTGTAGCCTATCTCCTTTATGGTGTTTCTGATTATCTCGGGCATGTCTACCCAGGTCTGGGTGGTTATCTCGCCGGCGATTATCGCAAGGCCCGTCGAGACGAGGGTCTCGCAGGCGACCCGCGATTTTACGTCGTCCTTGATCATCGCATCGAGGATTGCGTCAGAGATCTGGTCCGCAACTTTATCGGGATGGCCTTCGGTGACCGATTCCGAAGTGAAAAGGAAGTTTGTCATTGACATAACGGATACCTCCGGATTTTGGAATTTTGATATTTTGATATTTTAATATTTTAATTGGGAGTATTAGAGGGCCGATAACCTCTCGGAAATTCCCGGCCTCAATCCCAACTTAGACAATTAAAGAAATATATCCGCGAGATTAAAACAAGGTGTTTATGATCGCCTTCTTTCCCCCTTCCCCCTCTTCCAATTTTGCGGGCCATCGTTGATCGAGTGGATTTCCCCATCCCCCCCATCCCTTACCCATCTATCCATCCGTCTCCCCCCGTAAAAACTTCCGGCACCCCACCGCCGCGAATTTTGTATCTTATAATCTTGATGTGGATATGTCAAGAAAAAGATTTTGAACAGACCATCTGAACAAGATAGAAAAAAGCATTTCAAAATAATTTCGGTTAAAAAACAAGGGGATGTTTTTGAGGTTACCCTGATGGCTTCGTCTCCCCGAAGTCATCGGGAAACAGCCTTCTCATCTCCTCGAGGACATATTTATCTATCTCCTTGGCGGTCGAAAAGGTAAGGACATTTTTCGCAATCTCTCGGCAATCCTTATACGAGACACTTCTGAGTATCTTTTTCACCCTGAGGATAGAGAGGGCGTTCATCGACAGCTCGTCCAGTCCCATCCCCACAAGGATCGGGAGGTAGAGGGGTTCCCCGGCCATTTCTCCGCACATGCCGATCGTGATTCCTGACACGTGGGCGCTCTTCACAACGCCCTTTATCATCCTGAGCACGGCGGGGTGGAGCGGTTCGTAGAGGTAGTTGACGTGCTCGTTCACCCTGTCGATGGCCAGCGAATACTGGATGAGATCGTTCGTTCCTATGCTGAAGAAATCCACCTCTTCGGCCAAGAAGTCCGCGATGGCCATGGCTGACGGAACCTCCATCATCATCCCTATCTTGATACCTTCATCGAAGGGTACGCCCCTGGATCTAAGCTCCCCCTTGGCCTCCTCGAGGATCTCTTTTGTCCTTCGGATCTCCTCCATTCCGCTTATCATCGGGAACATCACCCTGACCGGCCCAAAGTTGCTCGCCCTCAGGATCGCCTTCAGCTGGTCCTTAAATATCTCGACCTCCTTGAGGCAAAACCTTATGGCCCGAAGCCCCATCGCCGGATTCATCTCCTTTGCGAGCTCGAGTTGAGACAGGAAGCGGTCCCCGCCCAGGTCGAAGGTCCGGATGGTCGTGATCTCCGGCCTCATCCACTCCACCACGGTCTTGTACACTTCGAAATGCTCGTCCTCCGTGGGGAGCTTCCTGCGGTTCAGGTATATAAACTCGGTACGATAAAGACCTATTCCCTGGGCGCCGTGCTCCTCTATCGACTCCAGCTCGTGGGGCATCTCTATGTTGGCCATGAGCCTAATCTCATGGCCGTCGGTGGTCACGGGGGAAAGGTCCTTGAGGAATAGAAGCTCCCTCTCCTCGTCCAGATACTTTTCGAGCTTCTTTTCGTATTGCTTTACCACGGAAGGACTGGGATTTATGATCACCTCTCCCCCGCTTCCGTTTACGATGATGCAGTCACCGCTGTTGACGGACTGGCTCACCTCCTCGAGCCCCACGACCGCCGGTATCTCCAGAGACCTGGCCATGATGGCGGTGTGGGATGTCCTGCCGCCGATATCGGTGACAAAGCCCTTGATGACGCTCCTGTCGATCTGGGCGGTATCCGCGGGAGAAAGGTCGTGGGCGACGACTATGACATCCTCGTCGATCCCGGAGAGGCACTCCTGGTCTTTTCCAGTGAGGTTTCTCATGATTCTCTCAACGACATAGTCGATGTCGCTGGCCCTTCCGGCGAGGTACTCGTCGTCGATGGCCTCGAAGGATTTGTTCAATTTCTCATGGACTATCTTGAGGGCCCATTCGGAGTTTATATGCCTTGTCTTTATCGTTTTTATGGTCTCGTCGTTGAGCATCCTGTCTTTCAGTATCAGAAGATGCGCCTCTATGATATGTTTGAATTCCTGGAACTTCTCCGGGGGAATTTTCCCCTTGGCCTCGTCAAGCTGATTTTCCGACTTCTTTACGGCTTGGTTGAACCGTAAAATCTCGTCCTTTACCTTCTCGCCCCTGATGAACCTCGGTGTGTACTTTACCTTCGTTCTGTCAAGGTGATAGACCTTGCCTATGGCTATTCCGGAAGAGACGCCGATGCCGGATATCCTTACGTCCTTCGCTTTTTTTCTCTTTATGGTCATATCACTCTTCACCAAACTTGCTCGAGATGAGTCTGCCGAGCTCCGCGACGGCCCTTTCGGCGTCGGAGCCTTTGGCCGTTATCCTGATGGTGGTTCCCATCGTGGCCCCAAGCATAAGTATGCCCATAATGCTCTTTCCGTTTACTTCTATATCATCTTTGGAAATGGTTATGTCAGATCCGTATCTACCGGCCGTCTGAACCAAAACGACCGCCGCCCTGGCGTGAAGGCCGAGCCTGTTCTTTATTACGAATTCTTCCGAAAACAGATCTCCAGAGATGCCCTCCTCTTTTCCCTTGACTTCAGACATTGAAGAACTATTACCTTTTTAAATGAATTCCGAAAATAGATCAGCCCAGTGCATAAAAACCCGCCATACAAAAAAACGCAAAAACATACAACATAATCAGGAGGGGGAATCCCCTTCTTGTCAGAATGAACAGAACAATAAGGGGAATTATTGCAAGGAACCTCAACTCCCCCCACGCACCCCAGTCCCCGGCGCCCAACAATCGCGGCATAAAAAAGATCAGCCCCGAAAGCAACGTTCCCGTCAGTACGGCGATTAGGCCGGTCAATCTCTCCGTTACTTCCGGGAGTTTGAGACCGCGTAAAAAATCTACCAGTTTTATCCCCCTTTCTAATCCGACCAGAAAGCCCTTTATCCTCATCCAGATGTGAAACGAGTTGTAAAGGAAGAGGAATATCAGCGGGGCGACAATTCCGCCCATAAAACCGGAGATTATCGCCGTGATCGAGAAAAGGGGCTTCAGCGTGGCCCAGAAAAAGGAGTCTCCGAGTCCCGCGAGGGACCCCGAGAGCATCTTCTTCATCTCGGATATACGCTCCTCGTTGACTTCGACATTTTTCCCCCCGGTCAGTTCCATTCCCGCAGCTGCGCCCAAGATCGCCGTGGCCATATATGGATGGGTGTTGAAAAGCTCGAGGCTCTTCAAGAGCGCGGCGGATCTCCCCTCATTGTCCTTCACGGCTTTACACACCACCGGAGATATCCCAAAAGCAAATCCAACGTTCTGCATCCCCGTAAAATTCCAGCAGCCCTGTATAAAAAAGCTCCTGAAGAATGTTCTTATCAAAACCGCCCTCATAGGACACACCGAACGGCTATAAATAAAATCGCATACGTGGCCAAAAAGGCCGCCGATAATCTAAACCTTCCGCTCTCCCTCAACCTTGTAAGCATCCCCGCGGCCCCAAAAAAAGGTGTCGTGAAGTAAACAAGCTTGAGGGCCAAGATGAAACGCTGGTCAAGGAAAGGATACAGGATAGAAATCAGGGCCGAAAGGATACAGGCTCCAACAATGGTCAAGACGGTAAACGCGGAAAATATCGCCAAAATGCTCTTTGCGACCTGCCTTCCGATCACCCTGTGATCCCCAGCTTTAATCCCCTCCCTGGCTGCCTTTAAAAAACGTCCGTTCAAAACCCTCAGTCCTATATCCATCCATCTTCCGACGGCCGCCAAGGGGAGCGCCATCAATATCGCCAGGGCCAAAACGGCGGCCGGATCCGGCCCGAGTATTTGCCCCGTCAAACGATCCGCCAGGATTACGCCGGCGGGGACAGCTACGGAAACGACCGTATCGTCCGGTGGGATGGAGGTCCCCAGGGGGTGTATCCCCAGCCATAGGAGCTCCAGGACGAGTCCCGATCCCAATCCGACCATCGGCTCCCCCAGGACAGAACCCGCAATGACCGATGCGACTATAGGCCTCGACACTAAAAACTGAAAAGCCGCCGTCCTGTCAAGGTGGAGACCTCCACCTATCAGCCCAATCAATAGAATATCGGATATGAATTCTATCGTCATACTTCTTTAACCAGCGGCAATACTCAAAAGCTTGTCAACCTCGAGGGTCCTCTCGTTGGGAACCGATCTCGAATCTATTGAGACTCCCTTCTCGTTTAGCCTTAATATGCACTCGCAATCCAGATTGCCCATACAAAGGTTCGAACTCACCTGCACCTTCCCCTTGCAGAAGTGCATGTTTCCGAGGTTCAGCGAATCGAAAACAAAACCCTTATCGAAGGCCTCCATAACGTCTTGAACGTTCGAGAACAGAATCAAGGTCCTCTTCTCTTCAAACCTGCCCTCCAAGAAATCCTTTACGGCTTCGTCCACGGTATCGAACTCCACATTTATTTTACTTGGGATCGCCATCTCCATAATGGTGCGTCTCTGGAGGTTTTCGGCCACCTCGTTGTCAACAACCACGATCGACTCGGCCTCCGTAAAGGGTATCCACGCCTCGAGAATCTGCCCGTGAATCAACCTGCTGTCGACCCTTATAAGAACAATCCCCATAACTATTTCTTCTTGCTTAAAAATTCGGTGGCAACATTGATATTATCCCTTCCCGCCTCCTTGGCCTTTAATGCCAGGCCCTTGAGATCCACACCCTCCCTCTCCATAGCGATCTTTATGATCATCGGGAGGTTCACGCCGGATACAACCTCCACTTCGTCCCCGAGGAAGCTCATGGCAAGGTTTGACGGAGTGCCCCCAAACATATCGGTTAAAATGATGACGCCGGCGCCGCTGTTCACCTTTTTTATGGCGTCTTTGATCTCCGCAGTCAATATCTCCACATCCTTTTTGGGATCCAGAGAGAGGGGTATTGCCTCATCAATCTTCCCTACAATAAGCTCCGCCGTCTTTAATACTTCGGCGGCAAGATTTAAGTGCGAAACTATGACTATACCCACCATTTTTTTATACCCGATAAAAATTATGACTCTTTTATATCCCTGTGTTTCACCCTCACGGTGTAGCTGTCCATCCCCTTGAACATCATGTAAAGCTCCTGGGCTATCACCACCGATCTGTGCATCCCTCCGGTGCATCCCACCGCTATCGTGAGGAGCGCCTTCCCCTCACCCACATAATGGGGGAGGAGAAAACTGAAAAGGTCCTTTAGCTTCGACAGAAATTTCTCAGTCACATCCTTGTCGAGGACATAATCCCTAACTTCTTTCGTGAGGCCGGAAAGGGACCTAAGCTCCTCTACGAAGTACGGATTCGGGAGGAATCTCACGTCTATCACTATATCCGCATCGATCGGATTTCCGTAGCGGTAGCCGAAAGAAATAACGTTGAGATTCAGCCCCCTCTTTGAGACTCCATCGACTAATTGATCTAAAACAACGGTTCTCAGATCATGAGGGGTAAGGCTCGAGGTGTCTATGACCTTATGGGATATTTTCCTCAGCCCCGAGAGCATCTCCCGCTCTTTTTCTATTCCCGTCCTGGGATCGTCGCTGTCAAGGGGGTGAACCCTCCGCGTCTCCTTGTAACGTCTGAAGAGGACATTATCGTTCGCC from Candidatus Zymogenus saltonus carries:
- a CDS encoding HPr family phosphocarrier protein; the protein is MFSEEFVIKNRLGLHARAAVVLVQTAGRYGSDITISKDDIEVNGKSIMGILMLGATMGTTIRITAKGSDAERAVAELGRLISSKFGEE
- a CDS encoding DMT family transporter, producing the protein MGGKKLLNTSPVMGLKRGYVADLSLVLICVFWGMSFILVKQAIEEINLYYFIFLRFIVAASILLVLFGRKLKHLNKKLVRDGIILGSFLFIAFITQTVGLQYTSASNAGFITGLHVVLVPFVLAIFFKKTPALTATMGAVIAAVGLFFLSVSDQFTINRGDVWVILCSVSVAFQVILTGWYAVRHDVYLLTLVQVITVLFFSGIATALVGGAVVPLSILSPFVILVIILMAVFATAFNFTVQVWAQQYTTPTRAAVIFTMEPVFAALFAYLWGGEILRVRGYMGAVLIFLGIILSEFRAKKWDGEAENPPADADG
- a CDS encoding adenosylhomocysteinase, which produces MKFDIKDPGLREKGVLRTEWANMAMPVLNSIKKRFEAERPLSGLTLGACLHVTTETASLAITLNAGGAKVFVCASNPLSTQDDVAAALVTEYEIPVFAIKGEDDKTYYDHINAVIDEKPQITLDDGADLVSTLHSGRVENITNVIGGTEETTTGVIRLNSMAASGVLKYPIIAVNDASTKHFFDNRYGTGQSTIDGVVRATNRLIAGSVFVVCGYGWCGKGLAMRASGMGANVIVTEVDPLMALEAVMDGFRVMPVLDAAEIGDFFVTVTGDINVISAECFERMKDGAVVANSGHFNVELDLKGLEALTKSKREVRDYVMEHTLKNGKRVYVLGEGRLINLASAEGHPSAVMDMSFANQALCVEYIMKNHEDFANKVYPVPEMIDKEIARLKLDSMGIKIDTLTEEQRKYLESWEMGT
- the ptsP gene encoding phosphoenolpyruvate--protein phosphotransferase; translation: MTIKRKKAKDVRISGIGVSSGIAIGKVYHLDRTKVKYTPRFIRGEKVKDEILRFNQAVKKSENQLDEAKGKIPPEKFQEFKHIIEAHLLILKDRMLNDETIKTIKTRHINSEWALKIVHEKLNKSFEAIDDEYLAGRASDIDYVVERIMRNLTGKDQECLSGIDEDVIVVAHDLSPADTAQIDRSVIKGFVTDIGGRTSHTAIMARSLEIPAVVGLEEVSQSVNSGDCIIVNGSGGEVIINPSPSVVKQYEKKLEKYLDEERELLFLKDLSPVTTDGHEIRLMANIEMPHELESIEEHGAQGIGLYRTEFIYLNRRKLPTEDEHFEVYKTVVEWMRPEITTIRTFDLGGDRFLSQLELAKEMNPAMGLRAIRFCLKEVEIFKDQLKAILRASNFGPVRVMFPMISGMEEIRRTKEILEEAKGELRSRGVPFDEGIKIGMMMEVPSAMAIADFLAEEVDFFSIGTNDLIQYSLAIDRVNEHVNYLYEPLHPAVLRMIKGVVKSAHVSGITIGMCGEMAGEPLYLPILVGMGLDELSMNALSILRVKKILRSVSYKDCREIAKNVLTFSTAKEIDKYVLEEMRRLFPDDFGETKPSG
- the rapZ gene encoding RNase adapter RapZ, encoding MGKKKDIKLLIITGLSGSGKSTVLKAVEDSGFYCIDNLPVVLLPEVLGLVTGSEWEIDKIGLVMDVRGRSFLEEYPRILEKLEGMGQDYQLVFMEANDNVLFRRYKETRRVHPLDSDDPRTGIEKEREMLSGLRKISHKVIDTSSLTPHDLRTVVLDQLVDGVSKRGLNLNVISFGYRYGNPIDADIVIDVRFLPNPYFVEELRSLSGLTKEVRDYVLDKDVTEKFLSKLKDLFSFLLPHYVGEGKALLTIAVGCTGGMHRSVVIAQELYMMFKGMDSYTVRVKHRDIKES
- a CDS encoding PTS sugar transporter subunit IIA — encoded protein: MVGIVIVSHLNLAAEVLKTAELIVGKIDEAIPLSLDPKKDVEILTAEIKDAIKKVNSGAGVIILTDMFGGTPSNLAMSFLGDEVEVVSGVNLPMIIKIAMEREGVDLKGLALKAKEAGRDNINVATEFLSKKK
- a CDS encoding PTS sugar transporter subunit IIC produces the protein MTIEFISDILLIGLIGGGLHLDRTAAFQFLVSRPIVASVIAGSVLGEPMVGLGSGLVLELLWLGIHPLGTSIPPDDTVVSVAVPAGVILADRLTGQILGPDPAAVLALAILMALPLAAVGRWMDIGLRVLNGRFLKAAREGIKAGDHRVIGRQVAKSILAIFSAFTVLTIVGACILSALISILYPFLDQRFILALKLVYFTTPFFGAAGMLTRLRESGRFRLSAAFLATYAILFIAVRCVL
- a CDS encoding PTS sugar transporter subunit IIB, with product MGIVLIRVDSRLIHGQILEAWIPFTEAESIVVVDNEVAENLQRRTIMEMAIPSKINVEFDTVDEAVKDFLEGRFEEKRTLILFSNVQDVMEAFDKGFVFDSLNLGNMHFCKGKVQVSSNLCMGNLDCECILRLNEKGVSIDSRSVPNERTLEVDKLLSIAAG
- a CDS encoding methyltransferase domain-containing protein yields the protein MIKYVHGYSERETERLYDQAGSVKDLIHYDSLFPKGSLILEVGCGVGAQTVTLAAQNPDSNFVSIDIAEDSLKKAGALIEREGIKNVEFKIADIFSLPFDNDSFDHVFICYVLEHLEDPVGAVSKILDVVKPGGTVTAIEGDHGSCYFHPETPEAVKAWRCLIEAQSRISGDSLIGRRLYPLLTEGGLKNVSVSPRMIYADRSRPDLIDSFVLKTIIPMVEGVKEQSLKLGLIDKETWEKGIADLYAITERDDGTFCYTFFKAVGEKVV
- a CDS encoding methionine adenosyltransferase is translated as MSMTNFLFTSESVTEGHPDKVADQISDAILDAMIKDDVKSRVACETLVSTGLAIIAGEITTQTWVDMPEIIRNTIKEIGYTDASMGFDYETCAVLTTIDKQSPDISQGVTAGEGLHKEQGAGDQGLMFGFATDDTPELMPMPIIYAHKVCRQLANVRKNKTLDFLRPDGKSQVTVEYVDDRPVRVDAVVVAAQHSETVKYDTLRDGIIEEVVKKVIPENMLDKNTKYHINATGRFVLGGPQADCGLTGRKIIVDTYGGQGSHGGGAFSGKDPSKVDRSGSYMARYVAKNVVAAGLARKCEVQVAYAIGVAEPVSLMIDTGGTSVIPPDKIAAIVREVFDFRPAAMIEKLDLLKPIFKNTAAYGHFGREDEGFKWEERDMADKIKKEAGL
- a CDS encoding PTS system mannose/fructose/sorbose family transporter subunit IID is translated as MIRTFFRSFFIQGCWNFTGMQNVGFAFGISPVVCKAVKDNEGRSAALLKSLELFNTHPYMATAILGAAAGMELTGGKNVEVNEERISEMKKMLSGSLAGLGDSFFWATLKPLFSITAIISGFMGGIVAPLIFLFLYNSFHIWMRIKGFLVGLERGIKLVDFLRGLKLPEVTERLTGLIAVLTGTLLSGLIFFMPRLLGAGDWGAWGELRFLAIIPLIVLFILTRRGFPLLIMLYVFAFFCMAGFYALG